A window of the Zeugodacus cucurbitae isolate PBARC_wt_2022May chromosome 4, idZeuCucr1.2, whole genome shotgun sequence genome harbors these coding sequences:
- the LOC105220977 gene encoding uncharacterized protein LOC105220977 has translation MTMAEGTDPMGHQAGTHHSHHTHHQHNQHNQHSHQHGHPHPHQRQSQSHPHYAPYAAAAAAAAAHMQQYPLPQHLPLALSLQQQAAAAAAAAAVAAEHVNNNQPFVANNNVPWKQRKRKRLSAVLDKLHNHNNNNNNSNNNNNSNSSMHADGGGHSNNNNSNNNNNVSDHKQSHGDPLDGDEDVENEANYKNNNNSNNNVSTKRQNCGNLESGKALMRNKRSFSEVSGDEADVEAEMEADVDAVSEDLSVENDSPHISMSPLQLVSTHDSPSSASHPSAAAATSTPSANPLHVDIKTEHMHNPYDRYFPIPSPLFGYYLHTKYLNEVFRRRQDLYTSPMQHTPSSIASSIADETSPTSLPNSVAHLDHPAPFPPTSTATARVAVGGPGRSPPPAVTVAIPSPPRSDSSITAAATANTRCSPSPATQANTSDPAIMPPPQERPLDLSVRSGGSTPTYELMGGKKYKSPSPLPATTLMLPPAQQPVSATVSAASMSPSQSTQKSTTANSGNNSANHAPLASSPSPVSPYAAAAAAAHAAAAAAAAMIKLEMPMHPLHPHAPTTTVGVPVIKGDVASPTTKESVAWRYNLDVSPVVEEMPPGSDVAYVCPVCGQMFSLHDRLAKHMASRHKSRNPANDITKAYSCEVCARSFARSDMLTRHMRLHTGVKPYTCKVCGQVFSRSDHLSTHQRTHTGEKPYKCPQCPYAACRRDMITRHMRTHTRYETQQRGGAAGGGGGELGGPSKSPLPLLADMKMNLPMLLKSEELAGKSPMHSGIGGSMPIVVKTESA, from the coding sequence ATGACTATGGCAGAAGGCACCGACCCCATGGGGCATCAGGCGGGCACCCATCACAGCCATCACACCCATCATCAGCACAACCAGCACAACCAGCACAGCCACCAGCACGGGCATCCGCATCCGCACCAGCGCCAATCACAGTCACATCCTCATTATGCACCTTACGCtgccgccgctgccgctgctgcggCACACATGCAACAGTATCCGTTACCACAGCATTTGCCTTTGGCGCTCAGTTTACAACAGCAGGCTGCTGCCGCAGCGGCTGCCGCGGCGGTGGCCGCTGAGCATGTGAATAACAATCAGCCATTCGTGGCCAACAACAATGTGCCGTGGAAGCAGCGCAAGCGGAAACGTTTGTCGGCCGTGTTGGATAAATTGCAtaatcacaacaataacaataacaatagtaataacaacaacaacagcaatagcagcaTGCATGCTGATGGCGGCGGccatagcaataacaataacagcaacaacaacaataatgtgagCGATCACAAGCAGAGTCACGGCGACCCATTGGACGGCGATGAGGATGTCGAGAATGAGGCTAattataagaacaacaacaatagcaacaacaatgtgagtACGAAACGTCAAAACTGCGGCAACTTGGAAAGTGGGAAAGCGTTAATGCGTAATAAGCGCTCTTTTAGCGAAGTTAGCGGCGATGAGGCTGACGTCGAGGCGGAGATGGAAGCCGATGTCGATGCGGTGTCTGAAGATTTATCAGTTGAAAATGATAGTCCTCACATCAGCATGAGCCCACTGCAATTGGTCTCGACTCACGATAGTCCATCCAGTGCGTCACATCCCTCGGCTGCCGCCGCAACATCGACACCCAGCGCCAATCCGCTGCATGTCGACATCAAGACTGAGCACATGCATAATCCCTATGACCGCTACTTTCCCATACCATCGCCGCTCTTCGGCTACTACCTACATACCAAGTATTTGAATGAAGTCTTTCGCCGTCGGCAGGATCTCTACACATCACCAATGCAGCATACACCTTCGTCGATCGCCTCGTCCATTGCGGATGAGACTTCGCCAACAAGTTTGCCGAACTCCGTTGCTCATCTCGATCATCCGGCACCGTTTCCACCGACCTCCACAGCTACAGCACGTGTTGCAGTCGGTGGTCCGGGACGTTCACCACCGCCAGCCGTCACCGTCGCAATACCCTCGCCGCCACGTAGCGATTCGTCGATCACTGCTGCTGCCACAGCTAACACGCGTTGCAGCCCTTCTCCGGCTACACAGGCCAACACCTCAGATCCGGCCATTATGCCACCCCCACAAGAGCGTCCTTTGGATTTGTCGGTACGCAGTGGTGGCAGCACACCCACCTATGAGTTGATGGGTGGCAAAAAGTACAAATCACCATCGCCACTACCGGCGACCACACTCATGCTGCCACCAGCACAGCAACCCGTTTCGGCTACTGTCAGCGCCGCTTCGATGTCGCCAAGCCAAAGCACACAGAAATCGACCACAGCCAACAGTGGCAACAACAGCGCCAATCATGCACCTCTAGCCAGTTCCCCTTCACCCGTTTCGCCCTACGCTGCAGCCGCAGCTGCTGCacatgccgccgccgccgctgccgctgctaTGATCAAACTCGAAATGCCAATGCATCCATTGCATCCACATGCGCCCACAACCACAGTGGGCGTACCCGTGATCAAGGGTGACGTAGCATCACCTACCACAAAGGAATCCGTTGCATGGCGTTACAATCTCGACGTCTCTCCGGTTGTTGAGGAGATGCCACCCGGTTCGGATGTGGCTTACGTCTGTCCCGTTTGCGGGCAGATGTTCTCGCTGCACGATCGTCTTGCCAAACATATGGCGTCGCGTCACAAATCGCGTAATCCTGCCAATGACATCACCAAAGCCTACTCATGCGAGGTGTGTGCGCGCTCCTTCGCACGCTCCGACATGCTGACACGTCACATGCGTCTACATACCGGTGTCAAACCGTACACATGCAAAGTGTGCGGTCAAGTCTTCTCACGTTCCGATCATCTGTCCACGCATCAGCGCACACACACCGGCGAGAAGCCGTACAAGTGTCCACAGTGTCCATACGCCGCGTGCCGTCGGGACATGATCACTCGTCACATGCGCACACACACGCGTTACGAGACTCAGCAGCGTGGTGGCGCagctggcggtggtggtggtgagcTCGGTGGCCCCTCCAAGTCACCGCTGCCACTACTCGCCGACATGAAGATGAACTTGCCAATGCTGTTGAAGAGCGAAGAGTTGGCGGGTAAATCACCAATGCACAGCGGTATTGGCGGTTCCATGCCGATCGTGGTAAAGACGGAGAGCGCTTAG